CATCAACAGTTGTATTAACTCGCTTGGATTCTTTACTTTTTAAAAACAATTTAATAATCAAAAAAGATGCTAAAAATCCTAAAATCAAAGTAATACATTGCACAAAAAGTGAATAATCCAAAAATGCAACTATAGACGCTAAAATTGAACCTATAGCAAAGGTAACAAACAAAAATAACCCTGGAGTTGAAATCTCCAATAGTAAAAAAACTAGAGCTAGAATTAACCAAAAATAGGCTATATTTGGAGTAAGTAAAGAAAAAATATCTGTCATGATATCACCTCTTGATATAAAAAATTTAAACTTTCAACAATTGGCTCTACAAAAAAATCCAATTGATCTTCATTACATAATCCAATTTCTATGGCAACAGCAGGTGCCGTTATTCCAACCAAAGATTTTATAGGTATACCAAAAACTCCATAAAAATCGAATTTGTTTGCATACTCTTTTCGCCCAAAATAATTTTTTATTGATTCTACGTAAACTTTCGTTTTGTTTATATTTAAATAGTGAGACTGAGACACCGAAACAAACTTGAACGGATCTGTTGACCTAACTGCGAAATCCACCAACCGATTACGAATAAGATTATACAAAAAAAGCTTGGGTTTGGCAAATTCATGCCTAAACACATGCAAACTCAAGTAAAGATCTACATTCAATCTATTTGCAAAAGACGCATTTTGTAATTCAATAACCTCTTCTCCCTGATATTTCGTAAGTACACAATTATAGTCATATTTTTCATGTAGTTTTTGTTTTAATTTCTCGGCAAGCTTAAAAGTTATAGAGCGTTCATAACTTTCCACAAGCTTTCGGCCCACATTTTTTGAATCTCCCGCAGGATCAATCATCACAGTAATTTGTGCATTAATATGTATAAAAAATATTGTAAATAATAAAAATATTATTTTTTTTA
Above is a genomic segment from Candidatus Dependentiae bacterium containing:
- a CDS encoding NfeD family protein — translated: MTDIFSLLTPNIAYFWLILALVFLLLEISTPGLFLFVTFAIGSILASIVAFLDYSLFVQCITLILGFLASFLIIKLFLKSKESKRVNTTVDALVGRICLVTKKIDKNNSGLVKVDGEVWAAVGKDDKEFLPGQNVKIVVVKGNKLIVS
- a CDS encoding N-acetylmuramoyl-L-alanine amidase; translation: MLKKIIFLLFTIFFIHINAQITVMIDPAGDSKNVGRKLVESYERSITFKLAEKLKQKLHEKYDYNCVLTKYQGEEVIELQNASFANRLNVDLYLSLHVFRHEFAKPKLFLYNLIRNRLVDFAVRSTDPFKFVSVSQSHYLNINKTKVYVESIKNYFGRKEYANKFDFYGVFGIPIKSLVGITAPAVAIEIGLCNEDQLDFFVEPIVESLNFLYQEVIS